Proteins co-encoded in one Pleurodeles waltl isolate 20211129_DDA chromosome 2_2, aPleWal1.hap1.20221129, whole genome shotgun sequence genomic window:
- the LOC138276978 gene encoding uncharacterized protein — translation MKEPSPPAGAGRVPPPPVVTEHSPPAETGQPSPSAEAAQKVPSPAEAVQPSPPTEAVPSPAEKVQPSPPAEDGRVPPPPVVTEHSPPVETGQPSPPAEAAQKAPSPAEAVQPSPPAEAAPSPAETVQPSPPAEAAQ, via the coding sequence ATGAaggagccctcccctccagcagggGCTGGCAGGgtgccaccaccaccagtggtcacggagcactcacctccagctgagacagggcagccctcaccttcagcagaggctgcccagaaggtaccttccccagctgaggcagtgcagccctctcctcctACAGAGGCtgtaccttcacctgctgagaaagtgcagccctcacctccagcagaggatggcagggtgccaccaccaccagtggtcacggagcactCACCTCCAGTTGAGAcagggcagccctcacctccagcagaggctgcccagaaggcaccttctccagctgaggcagtgcagccctctcctcctgcagaggctgcaccttcacctgctgagacagtgcagccctcacctccagcagaggctgcccagtag